The genomic stretch GAATCTAGCCGATCGGATAGAGATACCACTAACATCAAAGGACGTACCCAAGCCACTTGTCGTGATTCCACAACCTGAATCACTTCAGCATACAAACACTTCTCCTGATGTTCTAAACAGACTATTTGGCTCGGTTGAAAGTCTACAACAGAACTCATTATGGCTTGCTCCACCAGTAACCTGATGTATATTTTGCTGCCAATTATTGTAATAACAATACTGCCAGACCTGCATGGAAATATTCTCTAACAAATCACTAGATTCGCGCATAAAATGTTATAAATAAAAGTCCCGCAAAATAAACTAAGCAAAACTCATAACAACGAATTTGCCTTGAATTTAGGGATTTAGTAGCCAAAACCGACTCGATCAATGGTGGAAACCCACACCTGAAACCTTGCTAACTCATGTTTAGAGTTGGTAAAACTTGATTAACTAGAAAAATTTTTGAAATGAGGGAGAAAAAACAGCTGTGTCTGTCGAAACCGTAGAAAAGCGGTCAACTTCTCGCAAACTCGCGCCTCGATATCGGGTGCTACTACATAATGACGATTTCAACTCAATGGAGTATGTAGTACAAGTCCTGATGAAGACTGTACCTTCTCTGACTCAACCACAAGCTGTCAATATCATGATGGAAGCTCATGCGACAGGAATTGCCTTAGTAATTACTTGCGCCCAAGAACACGCAGAATTTTATTCGGAAACTTTGAAAAATCATGGGTTAACTAGCACAATTGAACCTGACGAGTAAAGAAATAGGTTCTTTGAAGATAAATTTTTCTGTTATAGCCAAATATCCAACCCTAATTCGAGTAGGGTTATTTTTGTTGACTTTGCTTCTGTTGTGGCTTCCCCTAGCCGCACCGATATATTTTTGGGGTAGTGATGCTAATTTGGTAACTATCCTGACAATGGGATGGTTGTTTGCCGCCTTTTTGGTGTTAGTGCGTTTTTGGGGCAAGTTAGTTTATCAACAAACTAATCTGCTGAAAAGCTATGGGTTGTCAGCTAGTCGCAAAAATGCTCTAGAACTGTTAAAGGGTTTGGATATTGGCTTGTTGCTGGCTTTGACGCTGTTTTTCGTTGCGGGAAAACTGGGTTGGTTAGTTTGGCAGAGTTCCGATCGATTACCCATAGTGATTTTGGAAGGGTTAATCAGTGCCTTAGGGGTTGGTTTTGCCGAAGAACTGGTGTTTCGCGGCTGGTTGTTGGATGAATTAGAACGGGATTATTCTCTGAAAATAAGCCTCTGGGTTAGCAGCTTGGTTTTCGCTTTGCTACATTTTATTAAGCCTTTATCAGAAATCATCCGCACTTTTCCCCAATTCCCGGCATTGCTGCTGTTAGGGTTAACTTTTGTTTGGGCAAAACGAGGTAGCAGAGGACGTTTGGGTTTACCAATTGGGTTACACGCAGGGTTGGTTTGGGGTTATTACATAATTAATGTGGGTCAGTTAGTGCGGTATTCCGATCGCGTTCCCCCTTGGATTACAGGAATAGATGGCAACCCGTTAGCAGGTTTGATGGGGTTTATTTTTCTTGGGGCGATCGCTTCTGCCTTTTGGCTAAGGCAGAAGGCAGGGGAACAGCGGAGATGATTTAAAACTCAGAACTTACTCCCTAACTCAAAACGCATAACTACCTTCAAAGACTGCACCATTGCAAAACTCGATTCCACGCCCACCAGGGGTCGGGGTCGTTAGCTTTTTGTTGGCAGGATTTGCTACTGAGGTAGCCGACGTGACCACCGTAACGAGTGAGTATCAAGTCTATGTAAGGGTTGTTAGCGCAGGCGTTTTGCAGGTCGAGGATCACTGTGGGATCGAATAAGGGATCGTCGGCTGCATACAAAATCAATGTGGGTTTTTTCAGTTGGGGTAGTAGGGGTAGGGGGCTACTAGCTTGGTAGTAGGCTTCTACGGTGGGGAAGCCTAAGCGGGGGATGACTAGTTCCCGATCGAAATTCCAGATACTATTTGCCCGTTCGATCGCAGCTAAATCTATTGACTCTGGGTGCAAATTGTGTAGTTGAAGAGCGAATTTTTTGAGTTCTTTGGCGATCGCTTTTTCTAAGTATTTGCCTAAAGGATGTTTTACCAAATACGAAAGAGAACGCACCGAATCAAGATTAGGACAAATTACCGCCGCCCCAGCAATTTCTGCTTCCTCCAACCCTCGCACCTGTTGGCTAGGAATTAAGTCTTGCGCGGCTTTAACACCCCACAAAGCTAACTGTCCGCTCAGAGAATAACCTGTAAACCAAAAAGGCGCAGGGCAACCCATTGCCTTGGCTTGGGAAGCAATGCGAACAAAATCTTCCCCTTCATACAAACCGTCCGAAGTTAAGGTAGGAGACAAGGCAGCTGTTTTACCGTGAGCCCGCCAGTCAAATAAAACTACAGCATAACCACTGGCAAATGCCTTACGCCCCAAAATTTGCAGAAACCACTGATTATCTAAAGAGCCTGTAATCCCATAAGTTCCGATAATTGTGCCACGAGGATTTTTAGGCATAGCAATTCTGCCGTAGATGGGTACATCTTGAGCACCAGTAAAGATTTTTTCTTGGTAATCTGGCTCTGCGTAATTAATAGTACTTTTCCACTGGCGGGAAGCTCGCAATGCAGTGTAAAGAGTCATAGCAAAGCCATTTTTTAACCAGTTAGGCGGAGAGTAACTTGGAGGTGAAAAATTTCTGACCCCTGGAGAAGAGAAAGCTAAATTAGGAGAATTACTGCGGAAATTTGTTACTAAATTCTGCCAACCCTTTACGTACATCAAGTTCACCTGACATTTGAGATAGTGCTGAAATACTCAAAATTTCCTTAGCACTGTGATACTTAACCATTGTAAGCAAAGGCTTTCAGCTATTTCAGGCTGGGTAAGTACCCAGAAATATTAGTGAATTGTAAATTTTTGGTTGCTTTAGAAAGAATTTAGAATCCTTGCTTATAATTTGTACAGGAATCTTTGGATGCCGCAACAGGTTCTTCAAAAACCTTAACGAGCCCTTTAGCCAAAGTTATATTTTTTAATGATGCCCCGGATACTCGTCATCGACGATGACTCTGCTATCTCAGAATTAGTCGCCGTCAATCTGGAAATGGCTGGATATGATGTCAGTCAAGCAGAGGATGGCATCAAAGGTCAGGCGCTTGCTTTGCAAATACAGCCAGACTTGATTTTGCTAGATCTGATGTTACCCAAAGTAGATGGATTTACGGTTTGTCAACGCCTGCGCCGGGATGAGCGCACCAAGGATATTCCGGTTTTAATGTTGACTGCTTTGGGTCAAACTCAAGATAAAGTAGAAGGCTTTAATGCTGGAGCAGATGATTATCTCACCAAACCATTTGAAGTAGAAGAAATGCTAGCGCGGGTACGTGCTTTACTCAGACGTACCGATCGCATTCCTCAAGCAGCCAAACACAGTGAAATACTGAACTATGGGCCTCTGACTCTAGTTCCAGAACGCTTTGAAGCAATCTGGTTTGGTCAGACTATTAAGCTGACTCACTTAGAGTTTGAGTTACTCCACTGTTTACTACAGCGTCATGGTCAAACTGTGTCTCCTAGCGAAATTCTTAAGGAAGTCTGGGGATATGACCCAGATGATGATATTGAAACTATTCGAGTTCATATCCGACACTTAAGAACCAAACTAGAGCCAGATCCCCGTCATCCCCGCTATATCAAAACAGTCTACGGTGCAGGTTACTGCTTAGAGTTACCTAGCCGCGAACAGATAGAAGAAGATCTCGATTCTTCAACAGCTGTGGAACTTGACTAAATAACACAAGTTACTAGTCAAAATTGATTCGCCTCGATCGTCAGCTTTCCTAAAATTAAGGGGAATTTAAATTTAAATTCTCCCTAATTTTAGGCATAGCCTTTCCACAAAAAGAAGGATTGAAGACGATCGGCAGCGACCTAAATTTATGACTGGTAACTCTAGTGAAATAGTCCAATTGCTTGTCTTTACTTTCTGCTCATATTTATGAAAAGTGAGGAAATTGACAAAATAATTCTAAATTGTAGTAGGGCTGTAAACTCTACTACAAATTTTTTTATTGTTCGTTTATACATCTTATCAGCAGAAAATTTTTCATTTAGGGTGGCGAGTTAGCAAATAAACTGATAAAGCGGAAAGCCCGACTATAGCACTAGGTTCAGGAATAGAAACTGGTGGGGGAGCAAAAGTAATTTTTCCGTATAAAGAAGCTTTAGCAGTACTTCTTTCAGGTGAATTGAATTCGTTCAGTATAGTTTTCCCGCCATCCGTAGAAAAGCCCATTAATTTTAGTGTATATTCAATCCCTTGATAATTAAAAGAATGATTAGTATTTCCGGCAGTGGTAAACCTTAGTAGATCGCCATCTAAAACTGGATTGCCTGTGGCGTTAGGTGTATTGAAGATATTAAATAAAAACTCAAAAGACTCTGTATTATCGAAAGGAAGAGTCAGGGAAAGAGATAAATAAAGCGGGAAATCTCCATCGAAATTAGTATCAATTAAAGTGCTACCATTGCGGTAAAAAAGCTCACCAAGGTTAAATATACTATTAGTATTAGTGTTAAAATTAATACCATTAAATTGGACGAAGTTGTTTAAGCCACCTGTTCCGGGAGTACCCCAAGTCAAACGGTTATTTGTGCCTCCATCCCGACTACTAATATTGATAACTGCGCTAGGATTACTGATCTTATCAGGCAGACCCCATTCGCCGCTGGCTTTACCTATAAAAGTAATTGCTTGAACGCTTGTTTGTAAACTGAAGAAGAAGTTGGTTGTTAATAAAATAGGAGATAGTGTATTGATAATTTGTTTGAGTGATATTTTCATAATTGTAGGTATCAATAGAATTCTTTTACCAAAATTAGTAAATTTATAAGAGAATTGCCAACTATGCTTTTATGTATTTGCCATCTCTTCATTGAATCTTTACTAAAACTTTAATTATTTTTCTTACTCAAATGTGATGTTTCCGGAAAAATAGTTAGTCTGATTAATTTTCGGATAAAAATCTGTACTATATATGCCAAATTTCTAACACATACCATTAAGTATAAGTATTCTAGTTACTAATACCAATTCTCTATGAAGACGTGCTTAATTAACCCCACTCCAAACCCCTCCCCGTAGACGTGGAGGAGCAATGATTAAGAGAGAATTGGTAATAACGTAACGCACCCTACGAATAGAGGTTCTGCGTAAGTTCTGTATAAGTTCTGTAATTCTGACAGTTCTGGGGGGCAAAATGTAGGTTTAATAGAAAAAAGGGAAAAGGATTTAATTATCCTTTTCCCTTTTTGTTTGATCCCTTGTTTGCTTTGAGAAAAGCGAGTTGGTTTAAGGTGCTAAAGCGTTACCACGTAGCAAGCTACCAATGGTTTTGGCTGTGATTTTTAGCTGTACCAAGGGGTTAGCTGGTACTACTGTTTTGTACAGGTAACTGTCGAAGGTTAGCTTTTGGACATCTAAGTCAGCACACATTTCCACGAAGGCTTCGCGGGTGGCATCGGACCGATAAAAGACGGTTTGGAGGATATCCAAAACTTTGTAGGTAAGACCGTATTTTTTGTCCCAACGCTTCAGATAGACTTTGAGGTCGTCTTCTGTGGGAATGCGGGTGCCGTTGTTGGAAAATTCGACGATCGCTTCGGCGCACATCCGACCAGACTTGGCGGCAAAGTAGATTCCTTCACCAGAAGATTTGGTTACGTAACCTGCGGCATCACCGACCAGTGCGACACGACCGACTACGCGACGCGGACGGGGGTGTTCGGGGATCGGGTGTGCTTCTACTTTGATAATTTTTCCGCCAGCGAGTTTTTTGGCGGCACGTTCGCGGATGCCAGCTTGGAGGTCTTTAATAATTGCTTTGTTGACCTTCATGGTGCCTGTACCGACTGCTACGTGGTCGTATTTGGGGAATACCCAGGCGTAGAAGTCGGGGGAGACATCTTTGCCGACGTACATTTCGGCGAGGTCTTCGTAGTAGTGCATTTTGTCTTCGGGGAGGCGAATGCGTTCTTGGAAGGCGATCGCATAATTGTAATCCCCGGCATCAATAGCTTTGGCGACACGGGAGTTGGCTCCATCTGCTCCTACAATCATGTCAACTTTTAAGGTTCTCATGATTCCTTCCGCATTGCCGTCAGAGTGATCGGCATAGTGGATGGTGTAGGGGTCGGTGTTGTTTGTCGGAATATCCAATTTATAAACTGTGCCGTTAATTATGGTGGTTCCTAATTTAGCGGCTCGATCGCGCAGGAAGCTATCTAATACTTCCCGACGACACATTCCAATATATTCATCTTGTTTGATTAAATTGATATCAACTTCAATGTTAGAAGGTGAGATCATTTTCATTTTTCTAACTTGGCGATCGATGATTTGCGGGGGCAAATCAAACTCTTTCACCATACATAGCGGAATTGCTCCACCGCAAGGCTTAGCGTTGTCTAGCTTGCGCTCAAACAGGTAAGTTTCAATTCCAGCTTTAGCGAGGACTTCAGCAGTCGAGGAACCTGCTGGGCCACCTCCAACAACAGCAACCCGTAGTGTCAAGCTTTTTCTCCCAAATCTCTTTTACCTACAAGGTGTGATGTTACCATGTACTGCTGGTTTGCCTTAATCCCCTCTACATCTATGTGAATAAATTGCAACAGAGCTTAATATTCTGTTATACAACCTGGCTGATTTTTATGAGGTCTATTTCCAGATTGCTACCAAATAGCTGTAAGATAAACTACAGCAAATCTGTCGATAAATGGGAAATTAAAATTATAAAGTAATTAATTTAACCGGATCGGTAGTTTAAAGTTTTGAGAAATCGGTACGTCCAGAGGGCATTTATGGGCATTGTTGTAGAAAACGTATCCAAACACTATGGCAGTTTTTATGCAGTTGACCAAGTAGACTTAACTATAAAATCTGGTTCTTTGGTGGCTTTATTAGGGCCATCTGGTTCGGGAAAGTCAACTTTGTTGAGGTTGATTGCGGGTTTAGAAACTCCTGATAGTGGCAGAATTTTCATTACTGGCAAAGATGCTACTGATACGAGCGTGCAGGACAGAAATATCGGGTTTGTGTTCCAGCACTATGCTTTGTTTAAGCACATGACAGTAAGGCAAAATATTGCTTTTGGTTTGGATATTCGCAAAACGTCCAAGTTGAAAGTTAAAGGACGGGTAGAAGAACTTTTAGAATTAGTGCAATTGACGGGGTTGGGCGATCGCTATCCTTCGCAATTATCCGGTGGACAAAGGCAAAGAGTTGCCTTAGCCAGAGCATTAGCTGTAGAACCAAAAGTATTATTACTAGATGAACCTTTCGGCGCTTTGGATGCCAAAGTTAGAAAAGATTTGCGGGCTTGGTTAAGACGTTTACACGACGAAGTTCACGTTACGACGGTTTTTGTTACCCACGATCAAGAAGAAGCAATGGAAGTAGCTGACGAAATCGTGGTTATGAATAAGGGTAAAATCGAGCAAATCGGCACGCCAGCAGAAATTTATGACCATCCAGCGACAGCTTTTGTGATGAGTTTTATTGGCCCCGTCAATGTTTTGCCTAGTACTTCCCAAATCTTTGAAGGAAATGGTTTCGAGTCTGCACACCCAGAAATGTTTCTCCGCCCTCATGACATTATTGTTCAAAGGGAAGCAAATGGTACTACAGTTGCGGCTAGAGTCGATCGCTTAATTCATTTGGGTTGGGAAATTCAAGCAGAATTAGTCTTAGACGATGGGCAAGTTTTAATGGCACACCTTTCTAGAGAACGCTTTGATGAGTTAAAACTAGAACCCCAACAACGAGTTTTTGTTAAACCTAAAGATGCGAGATCTTTTCCGTTATACTATTCAATTTAGTGTAAGAAGGCAGAAGGCAGAAGGCAGAAGGCAGAAGGAAAGAAGATTTTTACAAAGCTTTTTCTCTTGCTTTTAACTGTTGAATTATTTCTGCCACGCTGCACGAGTAATTCAGCCGTTCAGTAGTTAGCATTATTTTTTTAGCAAAAAAGGAAAAGGAAGTTTTTGTTTTCTTAATCCTTTTCCCCGAAATCCAAAATTGGGCATTAACTGATCGCTGACATCTGAGTTCTTCTGAGGTTAAT from Phormidium ambiguum IAM M-71 encodes the following:
- the clpS gene encoding ATP-dependent Clp protease adapter ClpS, with translation MSVETVEKRSTSRKLAPRYRVLLHNDDFNSMEYVVQVLMKTVPSLTQPQAVNIMMEAHATGIALVITCAQEHAEFYSETLKNHGLTSTIEPDE
- a CDS encoding YheT family hydrolase, encoding MTLYTALRASRQWKSTINYAEPDYQEKIFTGAQDVPIYGRIAMPKNPRGTIIGTYGITGSLDNQWFLQILGRKAFASGYAVVLFDWRAHGKTAALSPTLTSDGLYEGEDFVRIASQAKAMGCPAPFWFTGYSLSGQLALWGVKAAQDLIPSQQVRGLEEAEIAGAAVICPNLDSVRSLSYLVKHPLGKYLEKAIAKELKKFALQLHNLHPESIDLAAIERANSIWNFDRELVIPRLGFPTVEAYYQASSPLPLLPQLKKPTLILYAADDPLFDPTVILDLQNACANNPYIDLILTRYGGHVGYLSSKSCQQKANDPDPWWAWNRVLQWCSL
- a CDS encoding response regulator transcription factor — translated: MPRILVIDDDSAISELVAVNLEMAGYDVSQAEDGIKGQALALQIQPDLILLDLMLPKVDGFTVCQRLRRDERTKDIPVLMLTALGQTQDKVEGFNAGADDYLTKPFEVEEMLARVRALLRRTDRIPQAAKHSEILNYGPLTLVPERFEAIWFGQTIKLTHLEFELLHCLLQRHGQTVSPSEILKEVWGYDPDDDIETIRVHIRHLRTKLEPDPRHPRYIKTVYGAGYCLELPSREQIEEDLDSSTAVELD
- a CDS encoding choice-of-anchor K domain-containing protein → MKISLKQIINTLSPILLTTNFFFSLQTSVQAITFIGKASGEWGLPDKISNPSAVINISSRDGGTNNRLTWGTPGTGGLNNFVQFNGINFNTNTNSIFNLGELFYRNGSTLIDTNFDGDFPLYLSLSLTLPFDNTESFEFLFNIFNTPNATGNPVLDGDLLRFTTAGNTNHSFNYQGIEYTLKLMGFSTDGGKTILNEFNSPERSTAKASLYGKITFAPPPVSIPEPSAIVGLSALSVYLLTRHPK
- the chlP gene encoding geranylgeranyl reductase, encoding MTLRVAVVGGGPAGSSTAEVLAKAGIETYLFERKLDNAKPCGGAIPLCMVKEFDLPPQIIDRQVRKMKMISPSNIEVDINLIKQDEYIGMCRREVLDSFLRDRAAKLGTTIINGTVYKLDIPTNNTDPYTIHYADHSDGNAEGIMRTLKVDMIVGADGANSRVAKAIDAGDYNYAIAFQERIRLPEDKMHYYEDLAEMYVGKDVSPDFYAWVFPKYDHVAVGTGTMKVNKAIIKDLQAGIRERAAKKLAGGKIIKVEAHPIPEHPRPRRVVGRVALVGDAAGYVTKSSGEGIYFAAKSGRMCAEAIVEFSNNGTRIPTEDDLKVYLKRWDKKYGLTYKVLDILQTVFYRSDATREAFVEMCADLDVQKLTFDSYLYKTVVPANPLVQLKITAKTIGSLLRGNALAP
- a CDS encoding sulfate/molybdate ABC transporter ATP-binding protein; the encoded protein is MGIVVENVSKHYGSFYAVDQVDLTIKSGSLVALLGPSGSGKSTLLRLIAGLETPDSGRIFITGKDATDTSVQDRNIGFVFQHYALFKHMTVRQNIAFGLDIRKTSKLKVKGRVEELLELVQLTGLGDRYPSQLSGGQRQRVALARALAVEPKVLLLDEPFGALDAKVRKDLRAWLRRLHDEVHVTTVFVTHDQEEAMEVADEIVVMNKGKIEQIGTPAEIYDHPATAFVMSFIGPVNVLPSTSQIFEGNGFESAHPEMFLRPHDIIVQREANGTTVAARVDRLIHLGWEIQAELVLDDGQVLMAHLSRERFDELKLEPQQRVFVKPKDARSFPLYYSI